Sequence from the Camelus bactrianus isolate YW-2024 breed Bactrian camel chromosome 21, ASM4877302v1, whole genome shotgun sequence genome:
GCTGACCCAGGTAAGAACTTATAAACCTGAGGAAGAGGTGGGAAATAGCCAAAGAAATGAAGTGTACCTGCAGAAATGGGCTCCCTCTTCCATTTTCTTTGGggtcttttcatcttttcaacaagttTCATTTCAGGAAAGGGAATGCCTGAACTTCCTTCATTGTCTTGGTTTCTAGATGTTctttggttctgttttgtttggatCATCATGCAGAACACCACAAAGTCTAACCCTATCCCTCCTGTTGCAGCTTATCCACTTTCTGCATGGATTCAGGGGGCTTTTCACCTGGCCAGTTGAATCATGCAGGAAGAGTCCTCAGTTTTCCCTGCAAATCTTTTCTCCCCTGCTTCCCCTAAAaccattttcctctctctctttttacacCTGCACAAGTATTCTTGGGTCCCTGTGGAAGCTTGGGTTTTGAGGACTGGTCATAAGATGTATATCACTGGGAGGTCTAAGAGGTGTATCACCCATGGGGCACCCATAGGGAGAGTGCTGGAAAGATTCTTAGACCTGGTGTGGAATGATCTATTTTCTGTGCCTTCAAGTAATAGAGTATTTAGGGGGCACTTAAATGATAGAGAGGAGAAAGTCTTCTGTAGACAATGGACAGTCCTTCTTGTTTTCAATCAGCCACAGTTATTACTGCTCTGGgaataattgatttaaaaataagcaggAGGATCTTGCCTGCATATTAATTTATACTTCTTAAGGAATTCAGCCTatgaaattagaatttaaaatacagaaattaggAAGTGATTATTccaactaaaaatagactttttagtgggggagggtatagctcagtggtagagcgcgtgcttagcatgcaagagatcctgggttcaatccccagtacctccattaaaataaatagataaataaacctaattacctcctcccctgaaagaaaaatttttaagtagaCTTTCTCGAAAGAAGTTCTAAAATGAATTAGTTTATAAATAAGAATGTATGGGactgtttgttttactttgtatGTTTTTGGATATCCAGTGCCTATATAGTGTGTGGTACATAGTAAGCCCTcaagaatttgtttaaaaaatgaaagtacattTTGGTTACCAAAACTTTTACTTAATCATGGCTTGGCAGGAAATTATCTGTTGCATAAAAGAAAGTATGTCAGCATTGCAGAGTTCCCAAGGAAAGCAGTTTTAAGCAACCAAGTGGAGTTGATCTGAAAGCtttcttacataatttttttctcttttctccccatcCATAGCATTCTCCAAACCACCACGGTTACCCAATTGCGTCTTCTTCTACACCTTTCATGGAAAAGATGGACCAGACACAGCTAGGGAAGCTAGTATCGAAACCAAAGCAGCCTTGGCACCTCACTGAATGGCCAACTATGAATCTCACTTGGATCCACACCACTCCAATTTGCAATCCCCCTCTCAGTTCTCCAGGTACCATCTCCTTTAGCCATGGTCCTGTAGGCACTGGAACCAGCATTGGTGTCATCCTTTTCCTCCAGCATGGAGAACAGCCCTTCACCCAGTCAGCTCCAGTCACTCCAGTTCCATCTGCTGCAGCATCTCCTGTCATCCCTGGTGAACCTAAGAAACTATCTGGAGAGGGGCCTTGTTGCCACAATTTGCCAGTGACTCTGCCATCAGACTGGAGCTGTACCCCACCCCCTCCTGGCCTACCCACCATAACTGGAGCGATGACCATGGGACACCTGGAGCAGATGGGAAGCCAGTCACCAGCTGCTCCTGATGTCTACCCTCTCAACCCCTAATCCAGGACTTGACAT
This genomic interval carries:
- the CIART gene encoding circadian-associated transcriptional repressor isoform X2, with amino-acid sequence MSGSGVKRSRDGELEICLNIQGCTTEGDLLFAQKCKELQGFIRPLTALLNGLKMGRFERGLSSFQQSVAMDRIQRIVGVLQKPQMGERYLGTLLQVEGMLKTWFPHIAAHKSSLDSSRHQLTQHSPNHHGYPIASSSTPFMEKMDQTQLGKLVSKPKQPWHLTEWPTMNLTWIHTTPICNPPLSSPGTISFSHGPVGTGTSIGVILFLQHGEQPFTQSAPVTPVPSAAASPVIPGEPKKLSGEGPCCHNLPVTLPSDWSCTPPPPGLPTITGAMTMGHLEQMGSQSPAAPDVYPLNP